The Phoenix dactylifera cultivar Barhee BC4 chromosome 9, palm_55x_up_171113_PBpolish2nd_filt_p, whole genome shotgun sequence genome window below encodes:
- the LOC103701745 gene encoding probable trehalose-phosphate phosphatase 6 has translation MTKQNVMMPEEMAITAATAAGKVANSSTHLLFPPPRGNSGNVNYASYKRLLSQLELNGGSGRLNAWVDSMRASSPTHIKSDSPLASPVVASDDEEYENWKKQHPSALDMFDEITAASKGKQIVMFLDYDGTLSPIVDDPDRAFMSDNMRSAVREVARSFPTAIVSGRCRDKVYSFVQLRELYYAGSHGMDIKGPAKQPKHTKAKANALLFQPASEFLPMIDAVYEALVEKTESTPGAKVENNKFCVSVHFRCVDEKKWSALAEQVRLVLKDYPRLRLTQGRKVLEIRPTIKWDKGKALEFLLESLGFADCNDVFPIYIGDDRTDEDAFKVLRDRGQGIGILVSKFPKETSASYSLREPAEVMDFLHRLVNWKRLSLKEREKVL, from the exons ATGACGAAGCAGAATGTGATGATGCCGGAGGAGATGGCCATCACGGCGGCGACGGCCGCAGGGAAGGTGGCGAACTCGTCCACACACTTGTTGTTCCCGCCGCCGCGTGGGAATAGCGGCAACGTCAATTATGCGAGTTATAAGAGGCTTCTAAGCCAGCTTGAGCTTAACGGTGGCAGTGGGAGGCTCAATGCGTGGGTCGACTCGATGAGGGCGTCATCTCCCACACATATCAAGTCGGATTCTCCGCTCGCATCCCCGGTCGTAGCCTCTGATGATGAAGAGTATGAGAATTGGAAG AAACAACATCCATCGGCGTTAGACATGTTCGACGAGATCACGGCTGCGTCGAAGGGGAAGCAGATCGTGATGTTCCTCGACTACGACGGGACCCTATCTCCGATCGTCGATGACCCTGATCGTGCGTTTATGTCTGATAAC ATGAGGTCAGCTGTTAGGGAAGTGGCAAGAAGTTTCCCAACTGCTATTGTAAGCGGAAGATGCAGAGACaag GTGTATAGCTTTGTACAATTAAGGGAGTTGTACTACGCCGGTAGCCATGGCATGGACATCAAAGGACCTGCCAAACAGCCCAAACACACGAAAGCTAAG GCAAACGCACTTCTCTTTCAACCGGCAAGTGAGTTCCTGCCCATGATAGATGCG GTTTACGAGGCATTGGTCGAGAAAACTGAATCCACTCCGGGGGCCAAGGTGGAGAATAATAAGTTCTGTGTATCAGTCCACTTCCGCTGTGTGGATGAGAAG AAATGGAGTGCATTAGCCGAGCAGGTTAGATTAGTGCTCAAGGACTACCCCAGACTCCGGCTCACCCAAGGAAGAAAG GTGTTGGAGATTCGTCCTACTATCAAATGGGACAAGGGGAAGGCCCTCGAGTTTCTATTAGAGTCTCTTG GATTTGCCGACTGCAACGACGTGTTCCCGATATATATCGGAGATGATCGCACCGATGAAGATGCTTTCAAG GTATTGCGTGATAGAGGACAGGGCATAGGCATTCTTGTTTCCAAATTTCCAAAGGAGACCAGTGCCTCCTATTCTCTCCGAGAGCCTGCCGAG GTTATGGACTTCTTACATCGCCTGGTGAACTGGAAGCGTCTCTCCCTCAAGGAACGTGAGAAAGTACTGTAA
- the LOC103701746 gene encoding NDR1/HIN1-like protein 13 — protein MAERVAATPPRPPPPGPEPTTTTTPTDTTDGRPSLPPAAPANPNPPPRPTETYVVQVPKEQIYRVPPPENAKIVEQYRNNHIDRRQRRPIVPCLKWAIGIALVLGILAAIIAIIYLLVVRPADPSFSVIRLVLKNPNPRAGSLIPKPEYDLTMRVENPSLRMGYSYGAGGKAILAHQGANIAVGKTQALDQGYENTTTFHLVLQGSHIVLPKQIQSSLQGSKDVIPMSLMIEFSVGKTIGGMVMGSKSMDVACDIEVSGLAKEARVVSQECETKFT, from the coding sequence ATGGCGGAGCGGGTCGCCGCCACGCCGCCGCGACCACCTCCACCTGGGCCCGAGccgaccaccaccaccacccccaCCGACACCACCGACGGCAGGCCCTCCCTCCCACCGGCTGCCCCGGCCAACCCGAATCCCCCGCCCCGCCCCACCGAGACCTACGTCGTCCAAGTCCCCAAGGAGCAAATCTACCGCGTGCCGCCTCCGGAGAATGCCAAGATCGTCGAGCAGTACCGCAACAACCACATCGACCGCCGCCAGCGGCGGCCCATCGTCCCGTGTCTTAAGTGGGCCATCGGCATCGCCCTCGTCCTTGGCATCCTCGCCGCCATCATCGCCATTATCTACCTCTTGGTCGTGCGACCTGCGGACCCCTCCTTCTCCGTCATCCGACTGGTGCTGAAGAATCCAAATCCTCGAGCCGGCTCCCTCATCCCGAAGCCCGAGTACGATCTCACGATGAGGGTCGAGAACCCGAGCTTGCGCATGGGGTACTCCTACGGGGCTGGCGGGAAGGCCATCCTTGCCCACCAGGGTGCAAACATCGCAGTGGGAAAGACGCAGGCCTTAGATCAAGGGTACGAGAACACAACCACCTTCCATCTTGTCCTCCAGGGATCGCACATTGTGCTACCAAAACAGATCCAAAGTAGTCTACAAGGGTCGAAGGACGTCATCCCCATGTCCTTGATGATTGAATTCTCGGTGGGGAAGACGATTGGCGGGATGGTTATGGGAAGCAAAAGCATGGATGTAGCGTGTGACATTGAGGTCAGTGGACTGGCGAAGGAGGCCCGTGTCGTGTCGCAGGAGTGCGAGACCAAGTTCACCTGA